A genomic window from Pyruvatibacter sp. includes:
- a CDS encoding M23 family metallopeptidase, whose product MRMILAAAVFLVSTPALAVDLVGEFRQGGMILGAAEPGSEVSLDGNVLSVTPQGRFVFGFGRDHGPDATLAITHPDGTPQSVSLSIAPRDYDIQRIDGLPQGKVGGFSEATLKRIQADNAQVAAARANTDLSEYFLDGFIWPTKGRISGVYGSQRVLNGEPRRPHFGIDIAAPTGTPVVAPASGTVTLAESDHFFTGGIVILDHGHSVSSTLFHLHSVDVEVGQRVDKGQLIGTVGATGRATGPHLDWRMNWGSQRLDPQLVAGPMPE is encoded by the coding sequence ATGCGCATGATCCTTGCGGCAGCCGTTTTTCTGGTCAGCACACCTGCGCTTGCGGTCGATCTGGTGGGAGAGTTCCGCCAGGGCGGCATGATACTTGGTGCAGCCGAGCCGGGTTCGGAAGTTTCGCTTGATGGAAATGTCCTGTCGGTCACACCGCAGGGCAGGTTCGTGTTCGGCTTTGGGCGCGACCACGGGCCTGACGCAACACTGGCAATCACGCATCCTGATGGCACGCCTCAGTCTGTGTCCTTGAGTATTGCGCCGCGCGACTATGACATTCAGCGCATTGATGGTCTGCCGCAGGGCAAGGTGGGTGGCTTTTCGGAAGCAACCCTCAAGCGCATTCAGGCAGATAATGCGCAGGTGGCTGCCGCGCGCGCCAACACGGATTTGTCGGAGTATTTTCTGGACGGTTTCATCTGGCCCACCAAGGGACGTATCTCCGGCGTGTACGGATCGCAGCGGGTGCTTAACGGCGAGCCGCGCCGCCCGCATTTCGGCATCGACATCGCGGCACCTACCGGCACCCCGGTTGTAGCTCCTGCCAGCGGCACCGTGACGCTTGCTGAATCCGATCATTTTTTCACCGGCGGCATTGTCATCCTCGACCACGGGCATTCAGTCTCCTCCACGCTGTTTCATTTGCATAGCGTGGATGTTGAGGTCGGCCAGCGGGTTGATAAGGGTCAGTTGATTGGCACGGTTGGTGCCACCGGCCGTGCCACCGGCCCACATCTGGACTGGCGCATGAACTGGGGCTCACAGCGGCTTGACCCGCAGCTTGTTGCCGGCCCAATGCCTGAGTAA
- a CDS encoding phosphotransferase family protein, which yields MSDAAPADDRQEMFSGTKDVAETHRFDESKLHAYMADAVEGFEGPLEVREFKGGQSNPTYQIVTPKKKYVLRRKPPGKLLPSAHAVDREYKAISALNATDFPVPQAYALCEDESVIGTMFYVMEMVEGRILWEALLPQESKENRGKIYDAMNETIAKLHMIDYEAIGLGDFGKPGNYFARQISRWSKQYVASETQDIPAMNKLMEWLPGNIPEEDSNSIVHGDYRLDNMVLHPTEPRVLAVLDWELCTLGHPLGDFTYHTMQWKMPGAGTGGGTGSLKDHDLAALGIPSFDDYVKAYCDRTGRDGIDNLDFYYAYNFMRLAGILQGIAGRVRDGTAASDHAKTMAANVAPLAEEGWLYAQKAGAV from the coding sequence ATGAGCGACGCGGCACCGGCGGATGACCGCCAGGAGATGTTCTCCGGCACCAAGGATGTAGCAGAGACCCACCGCTTTGATGAAAGCAAGCTGCACGCCTATATGGCGGACGCAGTGGAAGGCTTTGAAGGCCCCCTGGAAGTGCGCGAGTTCAAGGGCGGGCAATCAAATCCCACCTACCAGATTGTGACACCAAAGAAAAAATATGTGCTGCGCCGCAAGCCGCCGGGCAAACTGCTGCCGTCAGCGCATGCCGTTGACCGCGAATACAAAGCCATTTCAGCGCTCAACGCCACCGACTTTCCCGTGCCGCAGGCCTATGCGCTGTGCGAGGACGAAAGCGTGATCGGCACCATGTTCTATGTCATGGAAATGGTCGAGGGGCGCATTTTGTGGGAGGCGCTGTTGCCTCAGGAGAGCAAGGAAAATCGTGGCAAAATCTATGACGCCATGAACGAGACCATCGCCAAACTGCACATGATTGATTACGAGGCCATTGGCCTTGGCGACTTCGGCAAGCCGGGCAACTATTTTGCCCGCCAGATTTCGCGCTGGTCGAAGCAGTATGTAGCCAGCGAGACGCAGGACATCCCGGCAATGAACAAGTTGATGGAATGGCTGCCGGGCAACATCCCCGAAGAAGACTCCAACTCGATTGTTCACGGCGATTACCGGCTGGACAACATGGTGCTGCACCCCACCGAACCACGCGTGCTGGCGGTACTGGACTGGGAGTTGTGCACGCTGGGCCACCCGCTGGGCGATTTCACCTATCACACCATGCAATGGAAAATGCCGGGTGCGGGAACCGGCGGCGGCACCGGCTCGCTCAAGGACCACGACCTTGCCGCGCTGGGCATTCCCAGCTTTGACGATTATGTCAAAGCCTATTGCGATCGTACGGGACGCGACGGGATCGACAATCTCGACTTTTATTACGCCTACAATTTCATGCGCCTTGCGGGCATTTTGCAGGGCATTGCAGGCCGCGTTCGTGATGGAACCGCCGCCAGCGACCACGCCAAGACAATGGCTGCAAATGTGGCACCGCTGGCAGAAGAAGGCTGGCTCTATGCACAAAAGGCAGGC
- a CDS encoding lysophospholipid acyltransferase family protein: MAGYIRLVLATSRITFHNKQTPDGFWNAGKPFILAFWHGQMVMLVHSWQTTAPVRMLISRNHDGQLIAAALAHFGISSVRGSSDKDGKDKGGRAAAIAMVRALRKGECIGFTPDGPKGPRMRAKDGIITVAKMAGVPIIPVAAASNRRKVFGSWDRFCLDKPFSRAAIVWGAPIHVARDADAATIAATRLHLEVTLNDLSCDASKLAGCPLIEPAALTPAAKEATPA, encoded by the coding sequence GTGGCCGGGTACATCAGGCTTGTGCTTGCGACCAGCCGCATCACGTTTCACAACAAACAAACGCCGGATGGTTTCTGGAACGCCGGCAAGCCGTTTATCCTTGCGTTCTGGCATGGGCAGATGGTGATGCTCGTGCATTCATGGCAGACCACCGCACCGGTTCGGATGCTGATCTCCCGCAACCATGATGGGCAGTTGATTGCCGCGGCCCTCGCCCACTTTGGTATTTCCAGTGTTCGCGGCTCATCAGACAAGGACGGCAAGGACAAAGGCGGCAGGGCGGCAGCCATTGCCATGGTGCGCGCGTTGCGCAAGGGCGAATGCATCGGCTTCACACCTGATGGACCGAAGGGTCCGCGTATGCGCGCCAAGGACGGTATCATCACCGTCGCCAAAATGGCGGGCGTGCCGATTATTCCTGTGGCCGCTGCCTCCAACCGGCGAAAGGTTTTTGGCAGTTGGGATCGGTTTTGCCTCGACAAGCCATTCTCGCGCGCGGCCATTGTGTGGGGGGCACCAATTCATGTTGCGCGCGACGCCGATGCCGCCACCATCGCGGCGACGCGCCTGCACCTTGAAGTCACCCTTAATGACTTGAGCTGCGATGCAAGCAAACTGGCGGGATGCCCGCTCATTGAGCCTGCCGCTTTAACACCTGCCGCCAAGGAAGCGACACCGGCATGA
- a CDS encoding 3'(2'),5'-bisphosphate nucleotidase CysQ, translating to MPDTAHDHATLCAAVREGGALALEHFNAGVKAWQKADDTPVTKADLAVDALLKERLLTARPDYGWLSEETEDDTTRLTTARQWIVDPIDGTRAFVKGRPHFAVVAALIENGRPICGAIYNPATDEFFEAQAGHGALLNNAPISVSTRAEVEGCRMLGAADMFRHPAWPRTWPPMDISTRNSIAYRGALVASGDFDAMLVMTWKNDWDIAAADLIVHEAGGHMTDHRGNGLTYNGADPRHRSVVAAGPALHAALHGRIGDIVLPG from the coding sequence GTGCCTGATACAGCACACGACCACGCCACCCTGTGTGCCGCCGTGCGCGAAGGTGGCGCACTGGCGCTTGAACACTTCAACGCCGGCGTGAAGGCATGGCAGAAGGCCGATGACACGCCGGTGACCAAAGCCGACCTTGCCGTGGATGCGTTGCTGAAAGAACGCCTGCTCACCGCACGACCCGACTATGGCTGGCTGTCTGAGGAAACCGAAGACGACACCACCCGCCTGACCACGGCACGCCAGTGGATTGTGGACCCGATTGACGGCACGCGCGCCTTCGTCAAGGGCAGACCGCATTTTGCGGTCGTTGCGGCGCTGATTGAAAACGGACGCCCGATATGTGGTGCGATCTATAATCCGGCCACGGACGAGTTTTTCGAGGCGCAGGCAGGGCACGGCGCGCTGCTCAACAATGCGCCGATTTCGGTCAGCACGAGAGCTGAGGTTGAAGGTTGCCGGATGCTGGGTGCCGCCGATATGTTCCGCCATCCGGCATGGCCGCGCACATGGCCGCCGATGGATATTTCAACACGTAACTCCATCGCCTATCGTGGCGCGCTGGTAGCATCGGGCGATTTTGACGCAATGCTGGTAATGACCTGGAAAAACGACTGGGACATTGCCGCTGCTGACCTGATTGTGCACGAAGCGGGCGGACACATGACAGACCATCGTGGCAACGGCCTGACATATAATGGCGCCGACCCGCGCCACCGCAGCGTTGTGGCGGCAGGCCCCGCGCTTCATGCAGCACTGCACGGGCGGATCGGCGACATTGTGCTGCCGGGTTAA
- a CDS encoding 3-deoxy-D-manno-octulosonic acid transferase: MTRAANPQSPVAYRLATQLVAPLVPAFLQRRARRGKEDPARINERLGKPSHPRPDGPLVWLHAASVGESLSVLALIERLRDARPDMVLLVTTGTVTSAQLMHGRLPQGCLHQYVPVDTPAAVSGFLDHWQPDYALLVESELWPNLITMTRARGIGMSLVNARMSERSARSWKRRYRTAHAVLSCFDTVLAQDETAAARYRSIGAPTAKAVGNLKVDAPPPPASGDLMGNLTRQLAGRTAWIAASTHAGEERVVAQAHALLRQAIPGLLTVIVPRHPERGDEIAAMLATMNLAIAQRSRKQSVTGTTDIYLADTLGELGGFFRILTIVFMGGSLVRAGGHNPIEPALLGAALVTGPYIHNFADIYATFISNAACETVRDAPSLAAAIGRLMSDGVLAGARVTAAAETAGSLTGALEATLADILPRLDAALPKAVKMPGTQVRP; this comes from the coding sequence ATGACGCGTGCTGCAAACCCTCAAAGTCCAGTTGCCTACCGGTTGGCAACACAGCTCGTCGCGCCGCTTGTGCCTGCCTTTCTGCAGCGCCGCGCGCGCCGGGGAAAAGAAGATCCCGCGCGCATCAATGAGCGTCTGGGCAAGCCCTCACACCCGCGCCCTGACGGTCCGCTCGTGTGGCTGCACGCAGCAAGTGTTGGTGAATCCCTGTCCGTGCTGGCACTGATCGAGCGGTTGCGCGATGCGCGGCCCGACATGGTATTGCTGGTGACAACCGGCACAGTCACCTCCGCGCAGTTGATGCATGGCCGCTTGCCGCAAGGGTGCCTGCACCAATATGTGCCTGTGGATACCCCTGCTGCCGTCAGCGGCTTTCTGGATCACTGGCAGCCTGACTATGCGCTGCTCGTTGAAAGCGAGCTATGGCCCAACCTCATAACGATGACACGCGCGCGCGGCATCGGCATGTCGCTTGTAAACGCCCGCATGTCGGAAAGATCAGCCCGTAGCTGGAAGCGGCGATACCGTACAGCCCACGCCGTGCTCTCGTGCTTTGACACGGTTCTGGCGCAGGACGAAACAGCAGCAGCGCGCTACAGGTCCATCGGTGCACCAACGGCGAAAGCTGTGGGCAACCTGAAGGTGGATGCACCGCCGCCCCCTGCTTCTGGCGACCTTATGGGCAACCTGACACGGCAGCTTGCCGGGCGCACCGCCTGGATAGCCGCCAGCACCCATGCCGGTGAAGAACGCGTGGTGGCGCAGGCTCATGCGCTTCTCAGGCAGGCAATTCCGGGGCTGTTGACGGTAATAGTGCCCCGCCACCCGGAGCGCGGCGACGAGATTGCAGCAATGCTTGCCACGATGAACCTCGCGATAGCCCAGCGCAGCCGCAAACAAAGCGTGACAGGAACAACAGACATCTATCTGGCCGACACGTTGGGCGAGTTGGGCGGTTTTTTCCGTATTCTGACGATTGTATTCATGGGTGGGTCGCTGGTGCGTGCTGGTGGCCACAACCCGATTGAGCCGGCTCTTCTGGGCGCAGCCCTCGTGACCGGGCCGTACATACATAACTTTGCCGACATCTACGCGACGTTCATCTCTAATGCAGCCTGCGAAACGGTACGCGATGCGCCATCGCTCGCGGCTGCAATCGGCCGGTTGATGTCTGACGGTGTGCTCGCAGGCGCGCGGGTAACGGCCGCTGCTGAAACCGCCGGGAGCCTGACCGGCGCATTGGAGGCGACGCTTGCCGACATCCTGCCCAGGCTCGATGCCGCACTGCCAAAAGCAGTCAAGATGCCCGGAACACAGGTGCGTCCATGA
- the xseA gene encoding exodeoxyribonuclease VII large subunit, producing MPQDASPEPELGNMPEYSVSEISGAVKRMVEDQFGHVRVRGELGRVSRPASGHVYLDLKDDRAVLSGVVWKGNASRLSLKLEQGLEVIATGRLTTFPGQSKYQIVIDSIEPAGVGALMALLEERRKKLAAEGLFDADRKKPIPYLPDVIGVVTSPSGAVIRDILHRVRDRFPRHVLIWPTRVQGETAAAEIAAGINGFNALSADGPIPRPDLIIVARGGGSVEDLWPFNEEVVVRAAAQSAIPLISAVGHETDTTLIDFASDLRAPTPTAAAEHAVPVRADLVVQVMDMAARQHRVMTRRLEQARTTVRSLARALPRPERLLDMQRQRLDLTTERLTAQRARIFQDRRSALTTWSGRLEARRPQALVTQSRKELDTLAQRLARRRLTSVEFARRAFEPASGRLPRVLDQHLTSIRQRLEQSSRLLVSMSHEGVLERGFALALDAEGGLIRSADAARSAGAFSLEFARRDRVVVQTVDGRPAQPKTAKASKGPRKGQGELF from the coding sequence ATGCCTCAAGACGCGTCCCCCGAACCCGAACTCGGCAATATGCCTGAATACTCGGTCTCCGAGATTTCGGGTGCCGTCAAACGCATGGTCGAGGACCAGTTTGGCCATGTGCGGGTGCGTGGCGAGCTGGGGCGCGTGTCGCGTCCCGCATCAGGCCATGTCTATCTTGACCTCAAGGACGACCGGGCCGTTCTTTCCGGCGTGGTGTGGAAGGGCAATGCATCGCGCCTGTCCCTCAAGCTGGAGCAGGGCCTCGAAGTAATCGCCACCGGGCGACTCACAACGTTTCCCGGCCAGTCGAAATATCAGATTGTTATTGATTCCATAGAGCCCGCTGGCGTGGGTGCGCTGATGGCGCTGCTCGAAGAACGACGCAAGAAGCTGGCTGCTGAGGGGCTGTTTGATGCAGACCGCAAAAAGCCGATCCCGTATCTGCCCGACGTGATCGGCGTGGTCACGTCGCCATCAGGTGCTGTCATCCGCGATATTCTGCATCGCGTGCGCGACAGGTTTCCGCGCCATGTGTTGATCTGGCCAACGCGGGTTCAGGGGGAGACGGCGGCCGCAGAAATCGCGGCGGGCATCAACGGCTTCAACGCCCTGAGTGCCGACGGCCCGATTCCCCGGCCCGACCTTATTATTGTCGCGCGGGGTGGTGGCAGCGTTGAAGACCTGTGGCCGTTCAACGAAGAAGTGGTGGTGCGCGCGGCGGCCCAAAGCGCCATTCCGCTCATTTCGGCTGTCGGCCACGAGACCGACACAACGCTGATCGACTTTGCCTCCGACCTGCGCGCGCCCACGCCCACTGCCGCCGCTGAACATGCCGTGCCCGTGCGCGCTGACCTGGTGGTGCAAGTCATGGACATGGCCGCCCGCCAGCATCGGGTGATGACACGGCGGCTGGAGCAGGCCCGCACAACAGTTCGTAGCCTCGCCCGCGCCCTGCCGCGTCCCGAGCGCCTGCTGGACATGCAGCGACAGCGGCTGGACCTCACAACTGAGAGACTGACAGCCCAGCGTGCCCGCATCTTTCAGGACCGCCGCAGCGCGCTGACCACCTGGTCTGGCCGATTGGAAGCGCGCCGCCCGCAGGCGCTTGTGACGCAGTCGCGCAAGGAGCTTGATACGCTTGCCCAACGCCTCGCCCGTCGTCGGCTAACGTCGGTGGAATTCGCGCGGCGTGCGTTTGAGCCCGCGTCCGGCCGCCTGCCGCGTGTGTTAGATCAACATCTCACAAGTATCAGGCAGCGGCTGGAGCAATCATCGCGTCTGTTGGTATCAATGTCTCACGAGGGCGTTCTTGAGCGGGGGTTTGCGCTGGCGCTGGATGCTGAGGGTGGCCTCATCCGTTCTGCCGATGCTGCCCGCAGTGCGGGCGCGTTTTCGCTTGAGTTTGCCAGACGCGATCGGGTGGTTGTGCAGACAGTGGACGGCAGGCCCGCACAACCCAAAACCGCCAAAGCGTCCAAAGGACCGCGCAAAGGGCAGGGCGAACTGTTTTGA
- a CDS encoding DUF2093 domain-containing protein produces MGGEARLRYLDADYDVLAPGSFVLCAVTGIRIPLDELRYWSVDRQEPYATPEAVVQRDLGLA; encoded by the coding sequence ATGGGCGGCGAAGCGCGGCTGCGCTATCTGGATGCGGATTATGATGTGCTTGCGCCAGGCTCTTTCGTGCTGTGTGCCGTCACCGGCATCCGTATTCCGCTCGATGAGCTGCGCTACTGGAGCGTGGACCGGCAGGAGCCGTATGCAACGCCTGAAGCCGTTGTGCAGCGCGATCTGGGGCTTGCCTGA
- a CDS encoding lysophospholipid acyltransferase family protein, which yields MGTWQHKVEAAAFRYVMALFRGLGRERASAFGGWLFQRVGPYISRHKKADANMARALPDMTAAQRSAALAEMWNNLGRTAGEYPHLGSFTSRGNDADIKVEGRDVLASFAPEGKVAIFVSGHFANWELMPLAVAQGGVEGAEVYRAPNNAAVDAWITHARQTHIMARQVPKGTSGAREIVRCLRSGVSLCMLSDQKMNDGIESTFFGRPAMSPAAPATMSLRYGIPIVPVSFARVGGTRFTIRFWPPLAYEKTGDMPGDVAALTLMLNRFLEARIRERPGQWLWLHNRWKD from the coding sequence ATGGGCACGTGGCAACACAAAGTTGAGGCGGCCGCGTTCCGATATGTGATGGCGCTGTTCAGGGGTCTGGGACGCGAGCGCGCATCTGCGTTTGGCGGCTGGTTGTTTCAGCGCGTCGGCCCCTACATTTCGAGGCACAAAAAGGCTGATGCCAACATGGCGCGGGCGTTGCCGGACATGACCGCCGCGCAGCGAAGCGCAGCCCTGGCTGAAATGTGGAACAATCTGGGCCGCACGGCAGGCGAGTATCCCCACCTTGGCAGCTTCACATCACGCGGAAACGACGCGGACATCAAGGTTGAAGGGCGCGACGTGCTTGCCTCATTTGCCCCTGAGGGCAAGGTCGCGATTTTTGTGTCAGGCCACTTTGCCAACTGGGAGTTGATGCCGCTTGCCGTCGCTCAGGGCGGCGTTGAGGGCGCTGAAGTTTATCGTGCCCCCAACAATGCCGCTGTTGATGCATGGATCACCCATGCCCGACAGACACATATAATGGCCCGCCAGGTGCCAAAGGGAACAAGCGGTGCGCGGGAAATCGTCAGGTGTTTGAGGTCGGGTGTCAGCCTGTGCATGTTGTCGGACCAGAAAATGAACGACGGCATTGAAAGCACGTTTTTTGGACGACCCGCCATGTCGCCCGCCGCCCCGGCCACCATGTCATTGCGCTACGGCATACCTATTGTGCCGGTCAGTTTTGCGCGCGTGGGCGGCACCCGGTTCACGATCAGGTTCTGGCCGCCGCTGGCATATGAAAAAACCGGCGACATGCCAGGCGACGTTGCCGCCCTCACGCTGATGCTCAACCGGTTCCTGGAGGCCCGCATCCGCGAGCGGCCCGGACAATGGCTATGGCTGCACAACCGCTGGAAAGACTGA
- the lpxK gene encoding tetraacyldisaccharide 4'-kinase, producing the protein MKAPEHWYQTPGWRARALAPVAAVYAAGARLRTRLTVPQRASVPVVCVGNITAGGSGKTPVAIAIAHRLAARGLRPAFLTRGYGGRLAGPVQVNAETSHAIDVGDEPLLLAQHFTTIVSRDRPKGADAAALAGADIVVMDDGYQNPTLWKDAGVLVVDGASGLGNGHLIPAGPLREPAHDALSRAACLIIMGAGEAGKSVAARADASGVPTLHGVLQPVDDGTRWQGTRVLAFAGIGRPAKFFQTLRSLGADIRETEVFPDHHMYTDDEAQAMLSVAQARGLTLVTTSKDNARLKWSGHSGALAELYKAAQIIQVEVVFDDGDALDQLLMARIQTTSAADAYKAF; encoded by the coding sequence ATGAAAGCACCAGAGCACTGGTATCAAACACCCGGCTGGCGCGCGCGGGCGCTGGCACCTGTTGCGGCAGTCTATGCCGCGGGAGCACGGTTGCGCACACGGTTAACCGTGCCCCAGCGCGCAAGCGTGCCGGTGGTCTGCGTCGGCAACATAACCGCGGGCGGCAGCGGCAAGACACCCGTTGCCATCGCCATTGCCCACCGGCTTGCCGCACGTGGGCTGCGTCCGGCATTTCTAACGCGCGGCTATGGCGGACGGCTGGCGGGCCCTGTGCAGGTCAATGCTGAAACATCCCACGCCATTGACGTGGGCGACGAGCCGCTGTTGCTGGCGCAGCATTTCACAACCATTGTATCGCGCGACCGGCCAAAGGGCGCGGATGCCGCTGCCCTGGCAGGCGCTGATATTGTGGTGATGGATGACGGGTATCAGAATCCGACCCTCTGGAAGGATGCGGGCGTTCTGGTGGTGGATGGTGCGTCCGGTCTTGGCAATGGCCACCTGATACCGGCAGGCCCTTTGCGCGAACCCGCGCACGACGCCCTGTCGAGGGCAGCCTGTCTGATCATCATGGGCGCAGGAGAGGCGGGAAAGAGCGTTGCCGCGCGCGCGGACGCATCAGGCGTACCCACGCTGCACGGCGTGCTGCAACCTGTTGATGATGGCACCCGCTGGCAAGGCACGAGGGTGCTGGCATTTGCCGGCATTGGCAGACCCGCGAAGTTTTTTCAGACACTTCGCTCGCTGGGCGCCGACATTCGCGAAACAGAGGTTTTTCCGGATCATCATATGTACACGGATGATGAAGCCCAGGCGATGCTGAGTGTTGCGCAGGCACGCGGCCTGACACTCGTCACCACCAGCAAGGACAATGCCCGGCTCAAATGGTCGGGCCATTCAGGCGCGCTGGCGGAATTATACAAGGCGGCACAAATCATTCAGGTCGAGGTTGTGTTTGATGATGGCGATGCGCTGGATCAGCTCTTGATGGCACGCATTCAAACCACGTCCGCCGCTGATGCTTACAAGGCGTTTTGA
- the purD gene encoding phosphoribosylamine--glycine ligase, whose amino-acid sequence MKVLVVGSGGREHALCWKLAQSPLLTKLYAAPGNAGMARNAQCVPINADDVDALTQFARDQAIDLVVIGPEGPLVAGLADRLSDIGIRAFGPSAKAAQLEGSKAFTKEVCDRANIPTAAYGRFDNAADALAYTRARGAPIVIKADGLAAGKGVTVAMELAEAETAISDIFSGRFGAAGAEVVVEAFLDGEEASFFALCDGTTALPLATAQDHKRVGDGDTGANTGGMGAYSPAPVLTDDLVKTVMTRIIEPTLATMKADGMPYTGVLYAGLMITDKGPELIEYNARFGDPECQVLMMRMKSDLLPLLDAAARAQLAGQNVEWHSDPALTVVMAAGGYPGTYDKGTVIGGLDDAARDDAVEIFHAGTAEKDGHIVAAGGRVLNVTARGKSVAQAQARAYAAIDKINWPEGFCRRDIGWRAVEREHNKTQA is encoded by the coding sequence ATGAAAGTTCTGGTAGTAGGGTCTGGTGGACGCGAGCACGCGCTGTGCTGGAAGCTGGCGCAAAGCCCGTTGCTGACCAAACTCTATGCCGCCCCCGGCAATGCGGGCATGGCGCGCAACGCACAGTGCGTGCCCATCAATGCGGACGATGTGGACGCACTGACGCAGTTTGCCCGTGACCAGGCGATTGACCTTGTGGTCATCGGCCCCGAAGGCCCACTGGTGGCCGGGCTTGCAGACCGTCTGTCAGATATCGGCATTCGTGCGTTCGGGCCAAGCGCCAAGGCCGCGCAGCTTGAAGGCTCAAAAGCCTTCACCAAGGAAGTGTGTGACCGCGCAAACATTCCAACAGCCGCCTATGGCCGGTTTGATAACGCGGCTGACGCGCTGGCCTATACGCGCGCGCGCGGTGCCCCGATTGTCATCAAGGCGGACGGGCTGGCTGCGGGCAAAGGCGTGACCGTTGCAATGGAACTTGCCGAAGCTGAAACAGCAATCAGCGACATTTTTTCCGGCCGCTTTGGAGCTGCCGGGGCAGAAGTCGTGGTGGAAGCATTTTTGGACGGCGAAGAAGCCAGCTTCTTCGCTCTGTGCGACGGCACCACAGCGCTGCCGCTTGCAACTGCCCAGGACCACAAGCGCGTGGGCGACGGCGACACCGGAGCCAACACCGGCGGTATGGGCGCGTACTCGCCTGCACCCGTGCTTACAGACGACCTTGTCAAAACCGTCATGACACGGATCATTGAGCCGACACTCGCCACCATGAAGGCGGATGGTATGCCTTATACGGGTGTGCTGTATGCAGGCCTGATGATAACCGACAAAGGCCCGGAACTGATTGAGTATAATGCACGCTTTGGCGACCCGGAATGCCAGGTGCTGATGATGCGCATGAAGAGCGATCTGCTGCCGCTTCTGGATGCAGCCGCACGGGCGCAGCTTGCCGGTCAAAATGTTGAATGGCACAGCGACCCGGCGCTGACCGTCGTCATGGCGGCGGGCGGCTATCCTGGCACATACGACAAGGGCACTGTTATTGGTGGGCTGGATGATGCGGCGCGCGACGATGCCGTGGAGATTTTCCATGCAGGCACGGCTGAAAAAGACGGGCACATTGTGGCCGCAGGCGGGCGAGTGCTCAATGTGACCGCACGCGGCAAGAGTGTGGCGCAGGCGCAGGCACGCGCCTATGCTGCAATAGACAAAATCAACTGGCCTGAAGGGTTTTGCAGGCGCGACATAGGCTGGCGCGCGGTGGAACGCGAACACAACAAGACACAGGCCTAG
- a CDS encoding DUF4170 domain-containing protein — translation MSDEPQANEKQLLHLVFGGRLTDMRGIEFEDVSKLDLVGVFPNYTQAHNAWKSAAQRTVDDAQMRYFIVHLHKLLDPENDDA, via the coding sequence ATGAGTGACGAGCCTCAGGCAAACGAAAAGCAGTTGTTGCACCTTGTGTTCGGCGGGCGGCTGACCGACATGCGCGGGATCGAGTTTGAAGACGTATCGAAGCTCGACCTTGTGGGCGTTTTTCCCAACTACACCCAGGCCCACAATGCCTGGAAGTCGGCGGCCCAGCGCACCGTTGATGATGCGCAGATGCGGTATTTCATTGTCCATCTGCACAAGCTGCTGGACCCTGAGAACGACGATGCCTGA